In Labrus bergylta chromosome 1, fLabBer1.1, whole genome shotgun sequence, one genomic interval encodes:
- the LOC110003709 gene encoding lysozyme g-like produces MGDIMRVQTSGASQQTANQDNLRYSGVRASHTMAQTDAGRMEEFRSKINRVGVQKGIPPALIAAIISRESRAGNAIKNTGGWGDHGNGWGLMQVDVNPNGGNHTPEGAWDSEEHLRQATGILVHFIGRISTKFPNWSSEQKLKGGIAAYNMGDGNVHSYENVDDHTTGRDYSNDVVARAQWYRNHGGF; encoded by the exons ATGG GAGACATCATGAGAGTTCAAACTAGCGGTGCATCACAGCAAACGGCTAATCAGGACAATCTGCGATACTCAG gtGTGAGAGCATCACACACCATGGCCCAGACTGATGCAGGCAGAATGGAAGAGTTCAGGTCTAAAATCAACAGAGTGGGGGTTCAGAAGGGAATTCCTCCAGCTCTGATTGCTGCCATCATCTCCAGAGAGTCTCGGGCTGGAAACGCAATAAAGAACACTGGAGGCTGGGGGGACCATGGCAACGGCTGGGGACTGATGCAG GTGGATGTGAATCCAAACGGAGGTAACCACACTCCAGAGGGCGCTTGGGACAGCGAGGAACACCTCAGACAAGCCACGGGCATCTTGGTTCATTTCATCGGACGGATCAGTACAAAATTTCCTAATTGGAGCTCGGAGCAGAAGCTGAAAG GTGGGATTGCAGCCTACAACATGGGCGATGGAAACGTCCATTCTTATGAAAACGTTGATGACCACACAACCGGTAGAGACTACTCCAATGATGTTGTTGCCAGAGCCCAGTGGTACAGGAACCATGGTGGCTTTTAA
- the LOC136180351 gene encoding lysozyme g-like, with product MGSGYSHGDYGDIMKFKSSGASDITAQQDGPTRAKGVDASHALAKKDWERMNKYKDDIFCVAAQHKVDPAVIAGIISRESRAGNTIKDNGGWGDHFKAWGLMQVDVHPDGGNHKKIGAWDSRAHLFQATGILVDFIKKIRKKYPDWSKEYQLEGGIAAYNCGDGKVDPKDADKNTTGGDYANDVLARAQWYREKYNPKTFWGSVWGFFSE from the exons ATGGGGAGCG GGTATTCACATGGAGACTACGGAGACATCATGAAGTTTAAGTCTTCTGGAGCTTCAGATATAACAGCCCAGCAGGACGGGCCGACGCGGGCTAAAG GTGTGGACGCATCTCATGCACTGGCAAAGAAAGATTGGGAAAGAATGAATAAGTACAAGGATGACATCTTCTGTGTAGCAGCTCAACATAAAGTCGATCCGGCTGTTATTGCTGGCATCATCTCCAGAGAGTCCCGGGCCGGAAATACAATAAAGGACAATGGAGGCTGGGGAGACCATTTCAAAGCCTGGGGACTGATGCAG GTTGATGTCCATCCAGACGGAGGAAACCACAAAAAAATAGGCGCATGGGACAGTAGGGCGCACCTGTTCCAAGCTACAGGGATCTTGGTTGATTTCATCAAAAAGATCCGTAAAAAATATCCAGACTGGAGCAAAGAGTATCAGCTGGAAG GAGGGATTGCAGCCTACAACTGCGGGGATGGAAAAGTCGACCCTAAAGACGCGGATAAAAACACGACAGGTGGAGACTACGCCAATGATGTTTTGGCCAGAGCTCAGTGGTACCGAGAGAAATACAATCCTAAGACTTTTTGGGGGTCCGTTTGGGGGTTCTTTTCTGAATAG